The DNA segment TGAATCAAGATGACTTCTTGGAGATGTCTAAAGAGATGTGAAAGAAAGTATGGAGAACTGAGCACTTTTTATTGCTGCGGTGCTCATACTGCAACCTAAATTTGGGGATATCACTGACCAAAATCAGCCCTTTTACTGTGCAGAAAATGAGAGCACCAGTATAAATTTAATTTACTTTGTCCTACTTACAAAAGCTTAACAGCATGATAATGTATTTTACCAATGAGATATAAATAAAAACCAGACCCCCTCTCCCTGCAGTAGCTTATTAGAAACCTTTTTATTCTGTCAAGAGGAATAATcccacatttaacaacagaggcaaATTTCAGAACTTTAAGGTGACTCTGCTCTTAAATGCACAATCTAGAGGAAATGTCTAGGGTATGGGTTGGGCTGCAAAGAACATTTGAGGTGCTATTCAGGCAGCCTATCTACTTTGCTATTGATAAGTAATCTTAATTAGCAAGTACAACAGTGATCAGAAAGATTTTTCTTTTAAATAATATTCTAGATTTTGCTAGATATGCAGAATTTGAATGGACATCAAAGAAACTTTTGCTGCAAACTTATAAATCCAGATATTTCCTCTGTTGCTCCCATGTAGCATATGCTCCTCCcttgcaggttgggcctgtactcattggagttcagaagaatgagatgatcatCTTATTGAgacacaagataatgagggggctcgacaaagtggatgcagagaggatgtttccccttgtggggtaatctagaactagggggcatagtttcagaataagaggttacccatttaaaactgagatgaggagtaatttcttctgagggttgtaaatctgtgcaattctctgccccagagaactgtggaggcggggtcattgaatatattcaaaagcagagacagacagatttctgagcgataagggagtaaagggttatgggatgcaggcagggaagtggagctgagcccatgatcagatcagccatgatattattaaatggcagagcaggctcaagaggctaaatggcctactcctatttcttatgttctttccactCCACCCTCAATTTGGGTAGTGGTACAGTGGATTAATGTACTGTTCCACAGCCCGGAAGTCTGCCAGACTTTCATTGAATGAAAGGTTTCCAATTGAATGAGCAGGTCCAGGCTCCGCATTGAACAGAAGCAAAATGTTGTGGGCAAGATTACACGGGCAGAATCCTACCCACACCACTAGTCTAGTCAAATTGGAAAATAATAAATATTGGAGACTGGGTTAGTATATCACAAGCAAAATGTGCAATACAATTATTAAGCATAGAAGGAAGGAATATTTAGAAAGATATTTCTCATACTGGTTAACCACATTTTTATATGGGATGAACAGTCTCCTCTTTCCCCTGTTCCCAGGGGAGTTTTCTTTCTTTACTTCCCCATAAATCCAGTAGAGTTTGGCCTTAATTAGCTTCCTAGGGGGGGAAACACATGGTATCAGCATGCCAGATTCAAGTACTGTAATTTAAACACGAGCACCATTTGCAAAGTTGCTAGGTCTGTCATTGTATGCTAAAGGAGAATTTTAAATGCTGGGTTTGTTTCATTTAATAGGAACTTGGGCTTTTTAGAATCATGTCATTTAGCTTTTTGTGGTGGATTCCCCTAAAAAAAAAAAGCCCTTAATATAATGGAAAGCAAAAGGAAAACTGACAAattgctcctttttttaaaaaaaaggggtgGAAATCTTACCTGGACAGTCAACCGTATTTCCAGAGACTTAACATTTAAAATCTGAACCTTTCTATTGCCGTACCAGCTAATAACCCACATCTGCTCCACAGAACATGCTTACTAATATATTTTTTTAACCTTTCAGATTATTTTGCAAGCATCTCAACTATAGCAACCTCTCCCAGCCACCGAGTTGAACCAACACTCTTCATAGTCTGAAATTGAAGGCTTACACTGGACACTTGCCATGTCTATGGACCATAGCCCCACCACTGGAGTGGTCACAGTCATTGTGATTCTTATTGCCATAGCAGCTCTTGGTGCCTTGATCCTGGGCTGCTGGTGCTACCTGCGGCTGCAACGAATAGGTCAGTCGGAAGATGAGGAAAGCATCGTGGGAGAAGGAGAGACCAAAGAGCCCTTTCTGCTGGTGCAGTACTCTGCAAAAGGGCCGCGGGTAGAGCGGAAAGCCAAGCTGACAGCGAATGGAACGGAAGGTCATGGCTAATTTTCAGTCACCGTTCACAACTGCAGCTTTTGCCATTTGGACTAAATAACATTTGTAGGATAATTATTCTTCATACTGTGAAGGTTTAAATCTGTCAAGCTGCTTATTAAAATAAATAGCAAGGTAGCACGAGAGGACACAGACTACCCAGATGTCTGTTGATCTGCAACTGCATGTTATTGAGGAAATTCAAGACTAGCCATTCAAAATTCATGTTTTTGCAGTGTTTCCTACTTGAATTCTAATCCCTTTTAACTGAGCCTATATTGATGGAGTAACTACTGTAAATTTCATTCCTACTGAACCTGTGGATCTCTGGAAAAATGTGCATAGATCAGTATGAAATCATCAGTTTTCTGTATCATACAAGATAGTATTACATACTAAAGTGCAAAATGAACTGCTGTAAATGTACCAGAGAAGAGGCCTTGTTTTAAGTGATCATGCTTTTTTTTGTTGTTGAGTCCAGGTTGAAATGGGAAGGGGGGGGCGGCCTGAAGAAGTGTCAGAGATGCAGAATGAGAAATGATTTAAGGGGTTCAAAGATTGTACAAGTAACATTTTGTAAAAGTAGTCTGACACTTACCGCTGAACATTTGTCTAATGATACGGCTATTTCAAATGATGATTTGTTCAAATTTGCATCACCTCAAATTGCATCCTGTATTATCTTTACAAAGGGGTTTTATAAAATGGAATTGGGAAGAGAGGGAGCCATCATTTCTACAGGGTCACGCAGAATTGTTATTACATTTTGCACACAAGAGGTTGTGCTGAAATGAGATGACTGCTAGGATGCTGCCAAAGCACTTTGTAAACTAATTCTAGTCTGGGCCTATGATGGAGAAGGCTGTAGTTACAAACTACAAGTGATCCGGAAGGTCTGCAGTGGAGTTAAGATGGTGGCTGAGCAGTTTGCTGTTTAATTAAAAGCATGTTTAGTGGGGTTAATATTACTTAAACTGTTTGATTTGTTTTTAAACTGATAGATTGTGGTACTCTATGATCAGATATTTTCCTCTTTCCTGTAATTCATAGTTTACAGAAATGAATTTACTGTACCTATGTAACCAAGATTTCACAGTGCAATATTCAAATGTAAACAAATAAAGAATTTCCCCTTTTACCAGATTTTTTTTTATCTGCAAAAAGATGCTTAAGCTTGCAACTTGGTAAATACAGCTCTTGTAAAAAATTATCTTGTATCTGAAGGAAGAACATTTTACTGACATTTCATAAACTTCACATGAATatatttctctctccccctcctccccaataTAGAATAATTCATGATCcaggtgcaatttttttttttttaagttagataGCAGTATGTCTCATGTCTCTGCATTTTCATGATCATCCATCATCACAATGCACTGGTGTCGCTATTTGAAAAAGGTTCTGCATCATTTTCTGAACAGGTGGAAGTTAACCCAGAGTCTTCAATGGGAAGTGGAGTCGAGGAGGGATAAGTGTTTTCTTCTAGTTCTTCAATTGAGGCCATATATGTTTTTAGCAAAATGTTTTCATTAAGAAGTTTCTCAGACACTGTCACAATCTCGCCCAGTTTCTCTGCCGTTTCAGCCAGCTCTGCATTTCTCTGGTTATACAGCTCTTGTAGTTTCTCATTATGATGTTTGAGCTCTTCATTTTGCTCCTGTAGAGCATAATTATGGAGCTTTAGTTGGTGTTCCTCCTGCCTGGTTACAGAGAGCTGTGAAGCCAGTTGTTTCTCCGCCTGATGCAATGCCTGCATCTCTGCACGgagtctctctatctcactctcgagCTGGATAATTCGGTCTTTCTGTAGTCCTGCTGCTTTCTGGATACAGTCTGGGTTACAAGCCCGGAATGGGTCTCTAACTAACTGGGAAGAATGCAATAGGATGAACCTCACTAGGTTTGGGACAGTTAATGGCAGATCCTCAGGGTACTTCACACTCCAATCTTTTCTGAAAAACAATATGGGAAAAAGTGAAGTTGGTGAAAATATGCTGATAGTAAAATATGAATCTTTCCTTATTCAGATTTCTCTCCATTTTTCATCTACCAATAAAAAAGGAAATTCTAACTTTTTCCTATCCACATTATTCACTATTCCTCTATGTATACAGGATATCAATAAATTGAACAACCTGGTCATGATAAAGGCAACTATCTTCAATGAGGAGACAATGTAGCATTAGGAGGGTATTTATCCAATTAAAATTTAAGTTGAACAGAAGAAAGAATTCTTAATTCTGAAATTCACAAAACTACTCAAATGCTCAAGTTTAATTGATTGGGTAGGACTATTGCCAAGACAATTCTACCAATTGATTTTTCAATTTTTACCCTCCAGAAGATGTGTTATGACTTATATGGCAACACGGTTCCACAGGCAGCAGTAAccctcatcatcggcagtccctcgaacgaggatgacttgtttccacactaataggtgtttcaatggaggacccaatattccagtcctgaactccaggggtgaaagatgcctgtgcgggatttTTATTAActtgtgaccgttgcacatcagccaccacatgggcttaacagagctacAAATGGGCATTGTTCATACACGAGCTTTGGCAATACACATTGGCAGGCTACTCAACGAAGTAAGAAATCACAATTGAGCCCAAGTCCACTCTCACTAAACATTGACAGACATACTTTTCAGCACAGGTCACTGGATACAGCTCAGAAACCTTAGTTGATTTTTCTTTTTAAATGCCCTGAGGCCAATTTTACCAAAGCCAAGCTTAGCTGGGACCGCTAGTCAGTGTGGTTTGTTGAGCGAACTGTAGTAGCCAGGAGGAAAGCATTATAACAAAGGACAAACTCACCCTTATGTCTGTTACTCCAGTAAGTTTCAAGAGAGGTGGAACCAGCTGAATAATAGTATTGAAGTACTTTACTCATTAACAAATTAAGTAAACAGTGCTTCTCTAATTAGTCAACATATCAATCAGTAAAGCAAGCAACTTCATAGCTGCTTCCTCATTCAAGTCAGTCATAATGTTGATGCTTAAAAAAACCCATTTAAAATCGGCAAACAAAACTGCTCACATTACCAGTTTCAATTCCTCCTACTTTCCTCCAGTTTCTAGTAGTCCCTTCTCCCCAAGTTTGGAGGCCAATTTAAAAAAAGATCCATAGCTTTAATCTCTGTTAAACCATGAACTATCATGTTGAGCTGAAAGTTTTACAATGATAAATGCAACATTGTTTACTTGTAACTTTAAAAAGAATCTAATTAAATTGAAAAgctatttacatttttttttacaaaataagCATTGCCATTCCACTATTTTCATATCAATGATAATGGTACCGGGGCTGAGGTTCAGGTGTGTATCAACTCCATACTGAGGGCAAGGATCATACACAGGCTTGCAAAGCCACAGGTCTTGCAGCTGATTTGTATCATCCCAGTGCAAGTCAGAAAGGGCATGGTTTGCATGCACTCAACTCAGTTTGCCAAACCTGGCCACATTTCCATGACTTGTATAAGTGCCATGATGAGAATGTGGGGAAGAGCGGCAAACCCACATCATTGATCCACTTGCAGGGAGGGGACATTTGACGAGGAAACAAATGGGGAAGGAGAGCGCCTTGTCCCAGCTTAGGCTTCAGAGCACACATGCTTTAATTTCCTTCCCATTCAGTCACACACTCAACATCACCAAAGCATGCATTGAACAATGGATCCATAGCAGTACTGCAAGCCACAAATTGTAACCAGGACACATTTGCCACACTTTTCTTGTTTCTATAGATACGGGATCCAATTTGCTACTGTTGGGTTAGTTGCACATATCCACAAGACAATGTCGATAGTAAATACAATTTAAAAAATTCTGATCAAAATTCTTTCATACAAATCTTTaataatgtgcccaatacacaagcTTGAATTGAGTACAACCTGAAAGTGCAAAGATAAAGCAAACTATTTCTCATCTCACTTTCTCCACTCCTCTCCTGGAAATGTCAACTAGGTGGTAGCTATTCCTCTGGTATCTCACCAATGGGCCCATTATTCACGTGCAGTCTTCGACACGGAATGTTAGTGTCTGAAGGAgaagaatgttgaccaggacactagaACTTCTGCGCTAAATAAACTGCAAATACAAATGGGCCTGAAGATGAGTCAAGCTTAGAATGTAAACTTTTTTTGTGCAGAGACCCAATTTGGATTAATTCAATAATAATGATAATGCAGCCTAACCTCATCCTCATTTGTGGCCCTCAGTAAATGTGTTGCTCCATCTATCTGGGCTGGGCTGGAGCTATGATGCAGGTACAAAGCAGAGCGCTGGATCAGATAGAGTACAGTTGTCACCACAAAAGCTAGTGCGTAATCCTGATGCTAATTTTGAATGTAAAATTCATTTGGACCatttgccatattaatttaaaaaaaatctgggcTCTTAAGTTTTAACCAACTCCAAAGTGACTTCAAATTTTCTTCAAAAGCACATTTATCACAGAAACTATTCAAGTAGTTAATAGTTACCAAAAGGCACACTAAATTTGTGTCCTACTAAAAATATTTTGGGTTCATGAAAAACTCTCCTGAATtcttcattggatttattagtgactatcttatatttatggcctctagttttagtctTACCCAC comes from the Pristiophorus japonicus isolate sPriJap1 chromosome 15, sPriJap1.hap1, whole genome shotgun sequence genome and includes:
- the snn gene encoding stannin, which encodes MSMDHSPTTGVVTVIVILIAIAALGALILGCWCYLRLQRIGQSEDEESIVGEGETKEPFLLVQYSAKGPRVERKAKLTANGTEGHG